A genome region from Tolypothrix sp. PCC 7712 includes the following:
- a CDS encoding HlyD family efflux transporter periplasmic adaptor subunit: protein MPNPANNSSSILTEQASNKSTSIEDNQAKADHAHDWHYGTEELLDALPRRWTRSLLYLLVGFSAIALPWAMLSQVDETGSARGRIEPLGETLRLDSQAAGNIIAVKVKEGETVKAGQLLVELDSNVLKTDLQQGQAKLEGLQNRLAQVELLKNQLRLAIGVQEQQNQSQELEKLAQVNQAQQNLDARQSTYNLQKLEKLALVSQAEQNQISTQTAYKLSTSRWQRDLLEIQRYRPLGNQGAVPQIKVVELEKIADESERLFEQSESDVKQAKLRFQEEQNRYQGIMRQAQADIQQAKLRLQEQQNSYKTVVHAGKLALLKNQEQLKDMQTQITSLKSEIAQTRSQITSIKIQMAQRLVKSPLNGVIFNMPIKKPGVFVQTGETIARISPQGIPFVMKANIPSQESGFLKVGMPVKVKFDAYPFQDYGVVTGKVIRLSPDSKLMETPQGKIEVFEMEIALNQSYIQVGNKPIPLTPGQTATAEVIVRQRRLIDFILDPFKQLQKGGLNL, encoded by the coding sequence ATGCCTAATCCTGCTAATAATTCATCATCGATATTAACTGAGCAAGCAAGTAATAAATCAACAAGTATTGAAGACAATCAAGCTAAAGCAGATCATGCTCATGATTGGCATTATGGTACAGAAGAACTACTAGATGCCTTACCCAGACGTTGGACAAGATCCTTATTATATTTACTGGTGGGTTTTAGTGCGATCGCCTTACCTTGGGCAATGCTTTCACAAGTTGATGAGACAGGAAGTGCGAGAGGACGTATTGAACCATTAGGTGAAACTCTCAGATTAGACTCTCAAGCTGCTGGTAATATTATTGCTGTCAAGGTGAAAGAAGGCGAAACTGTAAAAGCAGGCCAGTTACTTGTAGAACTAGATTCTAATGTCCTCAAAACTGATTTACAACAGGGACAAGCAAAGTTAGAGGGATTACAAAATCGATTAGCACAAGTAGAACTCCTCAAAAACCAATTACGATTAGCAATTGGTGTTCAAGAACAACAAAACCAATCTCAAGAATTAGAAAAACTTGCCCAAGTCAATCAAGCACAGCAAAATTTAGATGCGAGACAGAGTACTTATAATCTACAAAAACTGGAGAAACTAGCATTAGTTAGTCAAGCTGAACAAAACCAAATTTCCACTCAGACTGCTTATAAGTTATCTACAAGTCGTTGGCAAAGAGATTTATTAGAAATTCAACGTTACCGACCCCTAGGAAACCAGGGTGCAGTGCCTCAAATTAAAGTTGTAGAACTGGAAAAAATTGCTGATGAAAGTGAAAGACTGTTTGAACAAAGTGAATCAGATGTTAAACAAGCAAAATTACGCTTCCAAGAAGAACAAAACCGCTACCAGGGAATAATGCGTCAAGCTCAGGCAGATATTCAGCAAGCCAAATTGCGACTACAAGAACAACAAAATAGTTATAAAACTGTAGTCCATGCTGGTAAATTGGCTTTGTTAAAAAATCAGGAACAACTGAAAGATATGCAAACCCAAATTACTAGTCTGAAATCAGAAATCGCCCAAACCAGAAGCCAAATTACTTCCATCAAAATCCAAATGGCACAAAGATTGGTTAAATCACCTCTTAATGGTGTAATTTTTAATATGCCAATTAAAAAACCAGGGGTATTTGTCCAAACTGGTGAAACCATTGCCCGAATTTCTCCACAGGGCATTCCATTTGTGATGAAAGCTAATATACCTAGTCAAGAAAGTGGTTTTTTGAAAGTAGGAATGCCAGTCAAAGTTAAGTTTGATGCCTATCCATTCCAAGATTATGGAGTAGTAACAGGTAAAGTCATTCGACTTTCACCAGATTCCAAATTAATGGAAACTCCCCAAGGTAAAATAGAAGTTTTTGAAATGGAAATTGCCCTAAATCAATCTTATATCCAAGTTGGTAATAAACCTATACCATTAACCCCTGGACAAACAGCAACAGCCGAAGTAATTGTCCGTCAGCGTCGCCTCATAGATTTTATCTTAGATCCGTTTAAACAATTACAAAAAGGTGGTTTAAACCTGTAA
- a CDS encoding peptidylprolyl isomerase, whose product MSKILNVSQKEIIDQVKISCQVPNLLEAIATHKIISNAAREAGIKVEVEELQQAADALRAANRLIKAEDTWNWLQKHYLSLEDFEQLAERNLISVKLAHHLFADKVEPYFYENQLNYLAAVTYEVVLDDEDLAWELFYAVSEGEITFQDVTRQHIQSPEIRRAGGYRGIKHRHEFKPDIASAVFIANPPELLKPIAIAQKVHLIWVEEIIQPKLDEQLCLKIMGDLFTDWLKQQIAQLEIIPHFESDTYSQPVQELLRIAS is encoded by the coding sequence ATGTCAAAAATTTTGAATGTATCTCAAAAAGAAATCATTGATCAAGTAAAAATTTCCTGCCAAGTACCTAATTTATTGGAAGCGATCGCCACTCACAAAATTATCTCTAACGCAGCCAGAGAAGCAGGTATTAAAGTAGAAGTAGAAGAACTACAACAGGCGGCTGATGCTTTGCGCGCAGCCAACCGACTCATCAAAGCCGAAGATACTTGGAATTGGCTACAAAAACATTATCTTTCTCTAGAAGATTTTGAACAACTAGCAGAAAGAAACTTGATATCCGTTAAATTAGCGCATCATTTATTTGCCGATAAAGTTGAGCCATACTTTTATGAAAATCAACTAAATTATTTAGCTGCTGTTACCTATGAAGTTGTCTTGGATGATGAAGATTTAGCTTGGGAATTATTTTATGCAGTTAGCGAAGGTGAAATCACCTTCCAAGATGTCACTCGTCAACATATCCAAAGTCCCGAAATCCGTCGCGCTGGAGGCTATAGGGGAATTAAACATCGCCACGAATTTAAACCAGATATTGCATCTGCAGTGTTTATTGCTAATCCTCCAGAGTTACTCAAACCCATTGCGATCGCCCAAAAAGTTCATCTAATTTGGGTAGAAGAAATCATTCAACCAAAATTAGACGAGCAGTTATGCTTAAAGATTATGGGTGATTTATTCACAGATTGGCTAAAACAACAAATTGCTCAATTAGAGATTATTCCTCATTTTGAATCAGATACTTACTCTCAACCAGTTCAGGAATTGCTCAGGATAGCTTCATAA
- a CDS encoding CobW family GTP-binding protein, translating into MISAETSNSVPVTVLTGYLGAGKTTLLNHILTYEHGKKVAVIVNEFGEVGIDNQLVIDADEEIFEMNNGCICCTVRGDLIRIIGNLMKRRDKFDHLVIETTGLADPAPVIQTFFVDEDMQSQLALDAVVTVVDAKHIWQHWEADEAQEQIAFADVILLNKTDLVTPDVLEELERRIRGMNALAKIYRTRNSELSMDALLGVNAFDLNRALEIDPNFLGEDAHVHDETVYSVALVEQGAIDGQKLNNWMSELLRTQGPDIFRMKGILNIAGEENRFVFQGVHMIFDGRPDRPWKPNETPKNELVFIGRNLDEAKLKQDFLACLV; encoded by the coding sequence ATGATCTCTGCTGAAACATCTAATTCTGTACCTGTAACTGTTTTAACTGGCTATCTCGGTGCAGGTAAAACAACCTTACTAAATCACATCCTCACCTACGAACACGGTAAAAAAGTCGCCGTTATCGTCAATGAATTTGGGGAAGTCGGCATTGATAATCAATTGGTTATTGATGCCGATGAAGAAATTTTTGAAATGAATAACGGCTGTATTTGTTGTACAGTTCGAGGTGACTTAATTCGCATCATTGGTAACTTAATGAAGCGGCGCGATAAGTTTGACCATTTAGTAATTGAAACTACAGGTTTAGCTGACCCAGCACCAGTAATTCAAACCTTCTTTGTCGATGAAGATATGCAAAGCCAACTGGCTTTAGATGCAGTCGTGACAGTTGTTGATGCCAAACATATCTGGCAGCATTGGGAAGCCGACGAAGCCCAAGAACAGATTGCTTTTGCAGACGTAATTTTATTAAATAAAACGGATTTAGTCACACCCGATGTTCTCGAAGAACTAGAAAGACGGATTCGGGGTATGAATGCATTAGCAAAAATCTACCGTACCCGCAATTCAGAATTATCAATGGATGCCTTATTGGGTGTCAACGCCTTTGATTTAAATCGCGCTTTAGAAATAGATCCTAACTTTTTAGGTGAAGATGCCCACGTACATGATGAAACAGTTTATTCTGTAGCTTTGGTAGAACAAGGCGCAATCGATGGACAAAAATTAAACAATTGGATGAGCGAGTTACTACGTACCCAAGGCCCCGATATTTTCCGCATGAAAGGCATTTTAAATATTGCCGGAGAAGAAAATCGCTTTGTCTTCCAAGGTGTGCATATGATCTTTGATGGCAGACCCGATCGCCCTTGGAAGCCCAATGAAACCCCCAAAAACGAACTAGTTTTCATCGGTCGCAACCTTGACGAAGCCAAACTCAAACAAGATTTCTTAGCCTGTTTAGTTTGA